One genomic window of Vespula pensylvanica isolate Volc-1 chromosome 12, ASM1446617v1, whole genome shotgun sequence includes the following:
- the LOC122633421 gene encoding general odorant-binding protein 2-like codes for MQGFKIVTSILLLVVICTAEDSEELLEELKMIEKDCRDEVGIERDEIKNFHHNLCNGDEIDRNIGCFMSCFYKKVGAIKDGEYQIDDLKSAILPFIKDEEAKEELGNKLDICKNEISDITDECDKTIAFSKCLAADSKMCKNLEE; via the exons ATGCAGGGTTTCAAGATAGTAACTTCCATCCTATTACTCGTC gTTATCTGCACGGCTGAAGATTCAGAAGAGCTTCTAGAGGAACttaaaatgattgaaaagGATTGTAGGGACGAAGTTGGAATAGAGAGAG atgaaataaaaaactttcatCACAACCTTTGCAATGGCGatgaaatagatagaaatattgGCTGCTTCATGTCTTGCTTCTACAAAAAAGTTGGTGCG ATAAAAGATGGCGAATACCAAATAGACGATCTAAAATCAGCGATATTACCCTTCATAAAAGATGAAGAAGCAAAGGAGGAACTAGGAAACAAACTAGACATTTGCAAGAACGAAA TCTCTGATATAACAGACGAATGCGACAAGACAATTGCATTTTCAAAATGTCTGGCAGCCGATTCAAAGATGTGCAAAAATttggaagaataa